TGTCTAACAAGTCAAATATTTCAGCCATTTACACTGAATTTTGGATAATGATTTCGTTTATAATTAATGCAATATTTTTCTGATGAATTAGCATCTCAGTCCTTTTTCAAGAAAGGTAATAGTGGTATTTCCTTATTGTGACATTAAAATTTTGTTTTCTGCCCATGCTTATCTTGGCCCGGATTTCAACACTAGGGTGCTGGAGTTGATGACATATTGATATGTAACTGTATATCTGCTTGATTTATTACTGATTTTATCAAAATTTCGTTTTATAATATTCACAAAATAAGATACACTCGTTTTAACATGATTGCAAGTGAAAAAGGTAAAAGTTTTTGGATGGTTCTTTTTTTGTCCAGGTAACTTATTTGTGTTTGAAGTTTCAATGGATTCCGACTGACAATACACTCGGTATCTTTCATTAAATAGATCGTGATGCAGTAATTTGCAACTCTTGTATTAAGCACTCTAATCTCTTCCTAAACTTGAAGATTATCATTTTGTTCATGATTGCAGAGTTTTAATCGTTCTATTACCCTACATTTCTGAGTCATGAGCTTACTCCCAAATTCTCAGAACATAGTGAGAAACAGCTGAACATGTTGAAGTTAAATGCTGTAACTACAGAGAAAGAGGAAAATGATCTTGCAGTATTAATAGATAGAAAACCATATCAAGATATAGAATCGTCTCTTCCCAATCATATCAGGAAGGATGCTTCAGTGATTCAAAACCAAAATGAGAATAAACCTATGCCATCTGCATCAGATGATCTTCGTGCTGAAATCCAGAATATTGAGCTATATGCAGATAAGGCCGCTACTGGTGTCTGTCAAACTGTGAAAGACATATGCATGGATGAAAGTTTACCACATAAAAAGATTCTGTTAGAAAGCAGTGACACCACCAAGGAGAGTTTAGCTGGCATCAAACCATCAGCAACAAATACAGATGATAATCCAAGTGGACGACTTACAGAATGTGTGACTCTAATTATGCAGGATCTACACATAGCTTCTGTTGTTGCTAAGGATTCTGCGGACCAATATTCACTTTGTAGCTTAGTTGAACTTGAAGACAAGCAGAAGGCAGATGTGCATATTACAAAACATTTATCTGACCATAATATCAGTTTTCAGCCATTGCTTTCAACTGGAGATTTTGACATGGTTCCTCGTCAATTGGATACAAACAAATTCAATCGACTGCATATTTTCCAGGAAAATACTGGACAGGTACTGAATTAACACGATGTTTTTTCAATCACTTGACTAGTCCTGTACCAGAAGAAGTAAAAGTCAATCGGTTTTTTCCACCACTAAGCATGTTGTACTTCAAATTGGAATGCCGAATAATAGTCATTTTGcaacattgctatataaattttcttcgagcatttttgttttaattgtaaCCCTTATTTCTCTTGCATATATCGACAAATATATTGAACATGTTCGATGAAATTCGGTTATGATATTAACTGTTGCTTTTAAATGGTTTGTGACTTTGTGGCAGGTTAAACATGATGAAGTATGCTCAACAACTCTGGCTTCATCAAGCATCACCACTGATTCTAAGGAAACCAGTGGGTTGGTGAAAAATTATACCAGTGTTACGTCACTGGGTAGTCTGAAAGGTGGCTGCTCCACTGCTGAAGTTGAGCCATCAGATGTGGGAGGtgagaaggaaggaggaggaaatgTTTCTCCTTCCTTCAATCCTGGAGCAACGACAAACAAAGAAATAGAGGAGAACAGTGGTAATACTGATAGTGAATCTTTCATAGATGCCCAAAATTGTTTTTCAGGTGAAGAGATGGTTTTTGATGGTGTCACGTCTTCTTCACGATGTTCGTGTTGTCACAAGAACGCTGGAGACCCAAGTTCCTCTGGTCCAAAATCATCCTCAGGGCACATTGTATTTTCTGGTAATATTTCTCTTCGATCGGATAGCACCACCAGCACTCGCTCCTTTGCCTTTCCGATGTAAGTCCATGTCTCATAGTTCATATTTCTAATTTTCTACATGCATCGTATGCTTAGCTGATTTTGTCCAGTACGGTAAGGTGGATTTGCTATCTAGTTGTTATTGATAGTATATAAGTTTGGTCCTTTTATCAGACAATTTGAATAAGTAAACGCACCAAGTAGTTCATTTAAGATATCATAATATAGAATATTTGATGAGTATGTGAATGTACACCTGCTTATTATGATCCTCCTCCATTTCTTCCAGAAATCCATTCTAGGTTGGCGTTTGCGATAAGTTATCATAAGCTTGTGTGCTTTGTATGTTTCCCACAGGCTGTAATTttttttgatcttgttactgGTGCCTCCAATTGCTTTTTTCCAGCCTTACGATGATAGAAGACCTGTCAATATGGACAAATATAATGCCCTTGTAACACGTAGGAAGAGatgcataaacacttatcaaataTCTTATTTCCTGTGTCAACTAACTCGTCAGTTATATTCTTCTAATTGTCTATGCCAGAAATCTCCATGCAAATTTCTCAGAAATTTCCAATTGGAAGTTATATTCTTCCAATTGGCTGACATCATGTAAGTTTAATGTATTTGGAAAAGTTAGCAACATATAGCTAGTAATTATCATTGCATATTTCAGTCATTTTACACCTCAAGGAACCTTTGTTTTACCTTACAAtctcttaaaatatatatatatatatatatatatatatataatatgaataaTAGCCTGAATTACCAGCACTTGTATCTCTAACGCAGATTACAACCGGATTGGAATTCCAGCCCAGTGAAAATGGCTAAAGCAGACAGCAGGCATTTGAAAAAGCACCGGTTTTGGAGGTCAGGAATTTTATGTTGTAAATTCTGAAGATAATATGCCTGACCCTCTCTTCTTTTTATTACGTGCCTCGCAAAAGTTTACATTTCCGTTGTCATAAAAATCAGCCATGGGTTTCTTTTTGGCCCCTGCGATCCTGCTGCTTGTTTTTATACACTCGAGGCAGGTTAGGAGGAAGAATGTTGCGCTTTGGATTGTGGTTTGAATGAATTGTGTAACGTAACCAAAATATTCTTGTCTGTCTGTCAAAAAAAGCAAGTAATggttctctttatatatatatatatatatctgcaaaGAATTAAGCGTGGAGGATCCGAGTAATGGTTCTCTTTCGTTTTGTTCCTTGTTGCACATTGGGAGTATCTTCTTTGTTCTTATCATTCGATATGAATTACGTGATGAATGGTTATGAATCACCGGAGCaaagtttgatttatttttcCCCTGATCTGTTACCAGATTCGTCATGTGCTACAAAAGAAACAGGTTTTGGTTAAAAGAAGGGCTATCAGAAATGAGTTTGGATAGTGGCACACATATGCTTCGATTATATTTCGATGAAGATCAATGTTTTGGATTAGTCATACGAGATGATttcggatgaaattattgtcattcTGTTGTTCATAAACACTTTGACCTAATAGTTCCACTCTCTGTGATCTGTTTTCGTGGGACAAGAAAGCTTGTCTACTACTTGTGTGTGTATAAATGTGCTAACATCCCTGTCCAATAATTCCAACGGTCTTCCTCCCTACTTTCTTTACCCCTGCAATATCTTCACTTCCCTCACTTGGTGCATCCCTTTTCAGCGCAGGAGGTTTTTGACATTAGGTAAACATGTTTATTCCACATACAGCACGAGTGTCCGAGAGAAGACAATAGAACGAATAAGACAGGAGGCACAGTCCCAAGTCTAATGGTCCACAGATGAGAATGCATAGAGATTCCAGTATAGGAAGGAGGAATGAAAGAAAGGAAAACATTCTCCACATCCAGAAATTGTGGATACACTACCAATGAGATGGAATTATCTGTGGTTAATTTACAACAGAAATTCTTGGAGAATACAAACCTTAATGAAAGGAAGCCTATAAATGAAACACAGCTTAATATGGCAATGGAAGCCTCTTCACAGGATATAGTAGTACTTGAATGATGTTAATATGCCAACGGTAAGACCTCGAAGGATGATCAGAATATACATTCATCTCAAGGGTTCATCAATGTACTGACAAACAAAGGAAGCACTAGTTATCTGCTTTGTGTCTCTTGGTTGCTTGTGAAGATTCTTCACTGATGTTCCTCATCATGGAGTGACCACCTGCTTGATTTGTTGGTGCAGGGTCATCTGGATTCTGCAAAGATCAGGAGAAAAAGTAGGACACAAGGCAATTTATGAGAAAAAGgtacaaagaaaaacaaaaagaatgatCGCTAGAAGACTCTAAGAACCACAAGTATTATTGATTTTATATGTTTGTACATGCTACCTCGGCAAAGGGTAATTAATAAACATATGCCCAGTACATGCAGGAATGGATTAGAATATCCACTGCAAGATGAACATATAAACCAAGGCCCAAAGACAAAGCTAGTACctaatttttccaaaaaggaaaaattattgaaacTCCAAGGGTTAAGTTGAAATGGAAAATGGAGGTTATATCAAACCTGAAAacctattatttaatatttttttgaaaaataaaacagTTGTCTGATGACTTATAAGATATttaagtaacataatatataacgTAACACAAAGACAAATAATTTGCACTTGATGTAAAAGGTTATGGTAGGCTCTTTgactagataaaaataaaaaggacTGGAACAATGTCACAATCCACTATTTCAACAATATATAGAAGATTGATTACCAAGGAGCAGATCAGAATTACATATACTACTATTTACAATAAAAGAGCAGTGTACCTTGGAGTTGGACAATGCAGAAGTGGCACCAGCTCTCTTATTAGTTGCACGCTTACCAAGATTGATCTGTACAGAAATACTGGCTTGAGACAGATCTACGCCAGAACTTTGCAATGATTGAGTTAGTGTCGTCAAAAGCCTGTTCGACaacaaaattcatagttagtgacGTTCATAAACCAAATCAAGTTTAACGAGCTTGCAAAAACTGGACAAAGAAACAtatatttcagaaaaaaaatcaaatggccGGTTTGAGTGCCATTCATACAAAGTAAGTCACGGGAGGAAGGGGAAAACAAAAATCCAAGTACACAAAATAACATATATCTGCAAAtgttaagaaatcctcaacatgaGAATTAGAAGAGTAAAACGAAACAGAAGATCAGGTAACAGATCAACTTAACGATACTAATATCATCCACAAATCTCACTCTGGATTTCTAAAGCACAACATGGTGTTATGCTTGTTCAAGTTGGTTAGATTCTCCAATTATAAATCTAGTAGCAAAGAGCAAAATTTGTTAAAAAGAAAGGATAGAAGGAAAGGAAAGCAAGAATGGCTGccaaaaattaataaaatgatgCATAGAGACGGAAATTAGCATATGCAAGCATCTTCCTGTTAAGAAAATTCTAAACAGAGAGataattcaaattaaaacatagcaGCACAATGAAAACAGATATCATTGCAATTTCTAAAGACTTATACTACATTAGCGATTAATCTAATAATTATATGGCACACACCCTTGCGAGTAGGTAGCAGATGCATTAATTGTGCCCTCATCGATTATCAACTCTTCATGCTCATTCAAGATCTCATTATTTACAGCACAATCAGCAGGGCTGGATGCTCCCAACCAATGTGACTGAGCCTGGGATGGCATACTATCTGCATATGAAGTCAATTTCTGTTGTGACTTAGCAACACCAATTACCTtcctaaaagaaaatcaagtttggCCAGGAAAAAGGTTGCGACCAACTTACTGGCAAAACCTGTAGCAGTTTCCATTATCTTGTAGGAAAGACCAGCTGTCACATCAGATTCTGTCGGATTCTGTGCATTTGAGAGCATTACAGGTGCAACTGGAATGTTACTCTCATCGAACTGTCCAGAGAAGGCAGATGCAGGAGGAGCAGAACCATTTCTTATGACTGGAGAAGGGTCAGATAGACCATCTACAGGGATTTGATTGTTATTCTGTTGAAGGAGAAAAAAGAAGGGGTTTTGGGTAGGTAGAAAAATTAAACTCTTTGCAAAGAATAATATCACCATAAGAGCTTCCTAAAGACAAAGAAGCACAAAATGTGCATTTATATTCAAGTTCTCTAAATGGCAGGCACCTGTGCATTTTTCCAAAAAGACCTGTAATAGACTTTTACCTGCCAAAGAAGAATAAGAAACAACAAACCAAAAAATAAGTAGAGTCCCTCTACCCGCATAAgtaatcaagatttcaaaattaATTTGGACCCATCTAAAAGAATAACAAATAATTTGGGCCCAGCTAAAACCACTCCCAATAGTCACAAATCAGTTAGACCAAGGTAAAGACCAAAAGATAACCTAATGGTTGTGAGCAGTGTTTTGTTGACTGTGATAGATATAAAAGTAAGGTATATGAGCTATTTCAGTGAAATATGCACTCACTATGCAAATATTAGTCAGCAAAGGATTCCATTAAAACACAGAAGTAGATGCAGAAAAGCAGAATTCTGTGAGACCTTTGGGGTTTCATGCTTTACAAAGACTCAATAAGACTAACAACCATGTTCACATGTTTTCCATGATAAAACAAGTATAAAGTTTACGAGCTTATTCATAACAAGGATTGTCATATCTTAGTACAAAAGCGTGCTGATGCCTCTTAGGTATCTAACAATTCTGTACCGTCCCATGCAGATCAACATGCACTTGCATCGGCAAACCAGCTTAGTCATATGTTGGCACCTCCAGCATGAGCTGGCATAGCAACTGTCCCATTCGAATGTGTCATTCGCATGTGAATCCCAAATTACAACTAATAATTAATGGCAAACTGATTAAAACATAAAATGAATTTTCCCATAGCTCATGGAATCTCATGATTTGGACACCAAGGTTCAAGTCATTAAAACAGCTTGCAGGGGTAACACTACTTAAACTGACCCCACTGGATCCTACAATAGTGCATCTTTTTTGCCAGGCTGCCTTCTTTACATGGAATCTATTGCGAGAGTTTATTTTGAATAAGGTCATTCATTTGTATGTTTTTTGACCAATATCTTAGTAATTTATGTTAGCTGACTCAGTTCACAGAAGAATAGAGTAACAAATTTCAATTCCATGCAAAGATCAATCTTTCCTTTGTGCTCCAACAATGTCTTCCTTCTTAGGCAAAATTTCACATCTATCAATCCAAAGTCAATGGGTTTTggtgttttatatttttttatatatttcttgaACTCAAACGAACTAACCAACCACAATTTCAAATGATTAGCCTGAGTTGTTGGATTGATCTCAATGGCAATAACACTTAGTGAGGATCTTAATATTTCGAGGGACACATATGCTATATTTAAACTTGTAATGACAACTATGCTATTTCCAAACTTTGGATGGATAAATATGTAAATCCTCTTCATTTTATTTCACAACTATTGAAAGGCTTTATATAACAAATTCAAGAACCATACATTAAGCTGCAAGAAATTTGTCTAAACGATATAAGTGAGTCTAGGCAGATTCCAAGACCATAGTACCATCAATAGGAAATATTTTCGGTAGCAAAATTAACAGGTCCAGGTAGTTTCCGTATTCTAAACAATTTATTGTACCAATAGCTTACTACCAGCGATGACCTTGTCTAAAGCAGAATTTTGCTAAAAAAGATACATAAGCAAATACCTATGACATTAAAGAAAAGATGGATGCAATAATTTAGGCACTATTGCTACAAAAGGGATATAAGACACTGAATTCCAACACCAATTATATTCTTTGAGAAAACTTGTATATATAGTCATGCACATATATAAGACAAAGCTTCACAAATAATTACCCAAGGCATTAACTTGGCATTATCCTGATTCCATCCTGGGTAAGAAGACTCAGACTTTTGAGCTTTCTCTTGTAAAAACCGGATGTATTCAATGACCTGATACATGTTGAAAGCAAAACCATAAATGCCAAAAAAACTTGATCGATGAAGAAAAAAAGACAATGTAATTATGCATTATCCGCATGGTATATGCCTCCAAAAGGAATGATGCTTTATCTCTCTTCTGATCGCTGTGAGGTATGAGTTCCCTAAGTATCTGAAATCTGCAAGTACAAGAAAATTCAAATACAAAATATCAATCTACAAAAAAGGCAATACTAATCTGCACAGCATAGCAAAATGCGCCATAGAATATCTTGTCGTAAATGAGACATTAAAGTTAGCAACATCACATATAACTATATATGGAAAATTAAATAGGAAGGAAATTTGAGAAATAAAGAATTTTTCTTTGACCACTCAACTGAAAGAAGTTTGCTCAACTCTCCAGATTGATGGAACTTGACCCTCCTAACAGGTCAGGGCTTTCTCCAATTTGAAAAAAAAGACAGATCTCACAACCTATCAAGAACCAACTATATAATTAAGCTACTAATCTAAAGTAACTTACATTGCATAAGAGAATCGATAACATCCAAGTGTGGCCTTTGGACCTTACAAGTTCTTTTGGAAGAAAGCTATTTGATTCAACTTCCAAAATCTTACTAAAATAAGACTTTAGAACTCTCAGAGTATGAATACTTTTAGCAAAATAACTTCTCGACATGCACTAAACACATTTTGGATCTCTTAGACGCAAAATTCACTTGAAAATATACTCTTAAAATGTCCTAAAATGTATACTAGAAATACTAACAAAAAATCAATCCAGACATTACAAAGGTAGTAAAACACAATGACATCTTATTCTAGTCGAGAAAGGACTCGTGTTGAGCAGTTCTTATCTTGCAGAATGAAGACTATTTATGCTCCAACTAATTACTCCGCTGTGAAGTTTTAATTCATTCCAATTAGTATAGTACGCTCTGGACTCTTTAATCATCAAAACAAACTTCATGGCATCAAACAAACAAGAATTTGCAAAAAGCTTGACGTAATTAGTAATTGAAAGTTCTATAACCCTGGAGAAAACTGGGGAAAAAAACTTCTCCATGTGGGCGGGTTCTATGCAGCTGATAATTGAACCATATCTTCATATTGCATGTTTTATTGTAAAAGGACTCCAACCACAGGAGTTCCAAGGACCAGGCAACCAAAATTCGACCTTCTTCTTTAGACCCTATTTAACCAATTAACAACCAAGGGGTAGTCCATCTATTGTTTTCTAGGTCTGATAGTGTTGATGTTGCGTCATGCAAAGTGTCATGTTCACACCTCACGGCCACCAATGCCTCTCCATAACTGTCAGGACCATGAGTTCCTTGACACTACTGGTAAGCAGATCATGTCTTCTATTGGAACAAGAAAGATAAGACCAGTGCCACTACAACCAATCTCTTAACCTTCTTTCTTTTCCTCATCAGATCTCACCCTGTCACATCTTTCAGTGCTTCCTTCCTTGTCAGTTCCTCACCTGAGGGAGTCTTTCTTCTGGTCAATTGTCCAGCTAACTCCTCCACAGAAAGAAAGGCCTAGTACCATATGGCTCCCTCTCCGCAAACCATTCCATTTCCCAGACATAAACTGATACTTGCAATTCTTATCATGTAAGCCAAATGTAGTCACATACTTGCCATTCTTAGTAGTaacttcattttgtttgtttccaGAAGATCTCAAAGTACATTATGGCTTAAGTTTATTATTATCATGCTAAGTCAAAGGAGTAAACAAGTTCACAAAGCAATAGGTCTTATACTACTTTCACTTGAGCAGTATACTAAATAAAACATTGCAATAAGGAGAACCAGGATAGGAAACTACATCGAGTATTGAACAAACAGTTCAATCAAAATTTCTAGAAGAATGGAATTGAGCAGAAACACGAAAAACATAATGCAGAATTGGACATTGTGCAAATGTTATGGTATCATCAACTTGCCTGTCATTGATTTTGTTTCTTCTCCGCTGCTCCATGGCCGAATGCTTTGATTTAGGGGTAGCGGGCAGCTCATCAGTGCCGCTTCCCTTTCCATCCACCCTAGTAGTCAAATCTGCTATCCATGAACAAGGCAAGCATAAGCAGTATAACATGAAATTGCAGAATTTCATCGCTGTACGGACAAGCTAAATTGCTACCACTAAAAACACCCAACAAAATGGGagttttcaagatgaaatttctcCTTCACAATTACTCAAGATGTCATCTTGATCAGACAACCAACGAATAGGTTTCCACATAATGTGCCGGCGCAGTTTAGGCACGCCAAATACggtgcagcggagagcagctgaccGGGAGAAAACAAATCAGAGAACCGTGATAAAGAAGCGAGGAACCGAAGGGAAAAGGAACCACCTCTGTGGAAGGAGGAACCATCTCTCTTCCCGAACTCCTGATCATCGTCGTCATCTTCGTCAAAGCCCCTGCTGGATCTCGACGCAGCGGTCTCCATGGATCGGTCCTTCTCCGGAGCCCAGCGGTTCCTGTATGAAACAAGTTAAGCCACTCCCACGGCTCCCAGGAGCCCAGAGGGAGGAAATTAAAGGACAAGAAAAAGAAGATGGACCTGACAACGGAGGCGGTGGAGCGGGCAAGGAGGAAAGAGGTGGCCGGCCACTGCGCTGCGGAGTAAAAAAGAAACACCGAGGAGAGCTCGGAGGGGAAGACCACGCCCTATATAATTAATTCTCTTCCAAAAGACATAATTAGAGTTCCAAAAATCATCTATTTTGCATCTCAATCCTTGTACTATAAGATATTTCCAAGAACAACCCTTGTGCTTTAGCCATCCATCCCGGTTATTTTGGCTCCAGCATTCGAAACATTGGAGAAACGACGCatataagaaatgataatatgtGATGAGAACACATAATTAAATTGAGATGCAATTAACCAAAAGATATTGGTGGAGTATTGTTGTTTTGGGTTTCATGTTCGTTGGGATTCTGGTCACCTTTCAGGGGCTGAAGTGAAAAAATAGCTCCATCCACAACGTCTTGCTAACTATCGCCGATATCTAAGTTTCTGACTCGCGTGTGTTATTTTCTGGAGCGGATTTTGCGTGGGCCTTTCGATTTGGTTTTGGATGGCAACTCTGAGGTCCGAAACGATTTCGTTTCGTGATCTTTACGTACGCAACCTTTACGGCCTTCGTTCTGTACTCCGGTCACCGTTTGGCAACCGATGAATCGGGGCCCATGTCGCACTGTGGTGTCTCTTTATCTTTCTCGGGTAACGACGCAGATCATGTCGGCCTGGGTAACTTAAAAATTTTCTACATATTTTTGGGTGGTGAGGAGCCTCTGCGTCAGCTCGTGGGCCGCGTGCGTCCTCACGTGTCGATCACATGGATCTCATGTGACACCCACAACCACCAGAGCCCTTGTCATGGAATAAATATGTTCATCAGGATTTTATTGACCTTAAATAAAGCTAATAACTAGTgtaattagaaaataaataaattaattaaagataGGTACCTGCAACATCTACATTCTGTTGAATCCTAATAAATAAAGCCATGACCCAGCCCCACAATTGAGATGTCCGACATGAATTGCCAAGATAATTGCAATACAAGTATCAAGCAAGGTAACAGTATGACAATGCTTTGGTTTCTCCTATAAATAAAACAGTACATCATTAATGCATTTACCATTAGTACTGAATTCATTTCACTTGGTAATAAAATGACAAATGGATTCATTTTTGAGACCTCAGCCAACGACTACAACTGATACTCGAAACTGACAGTCTTTCATATCCGGTAAACAGGGGTGATTCCGAGAAGATGGAAACACTTCCTCATGACGACTGCGGTTGCCTCGCATAACAACAACCTGCTTGCTTCCTCCGGGGACCCATTCACCTGCCACGCACCAAAGTACATACAGTTCAAATAACTTAAGTGTGCTATGCCATAAGAGCAACCACTTAAGTGTGCTATGTCAGAACATACTGTTAAGAAAAAGATTTAAAAACTTTATCATAGAAAAATATGATGCTGAATTTAACAAATTGTTAAGTGGCTATTGGGACCAACCATGGGTTGAATgggtgaaaaagaaaaagaacttcaTCATTTCCTAGCACTGATCCTGATCCGCCAAGTCACTACTAGACAAGTAACTGCTATACAACTCTCAATCAGGGCCAAGCAACCCCCTTATAGTACTAGATAAAGAAAGAAGAATTGAATTGGCAGACAACCGAACACTAGCGGCGCTTACTTTCGCCTAGAATCTTTGCGCTGTTCCTTCCCTTGCTTTTGATCTACTGACTGAAGTAGACCTTCTTAAGAATGGTTGTTATGTTACTGTGCTTCTATACTAGTGAAGCTAGATTCAATATTCTTTAGGGAAGGCAAGCAAACCAACTTATTGTGTTCAGAAGTATGATCGAGTGAAACAAAATACACATTCgttcataatttcatataataTACAAGCGAGATCTTGGTTTGCCTAAAAGTTCAACCATACAACTGCATTTTCAGTATAGATTACCATTCAACTTAGTAGAACTATGCAGAGGGATTGCAGAGATTCACAAAGAAAAAATGGATGCAGGCTAGCATACAACAGGAAACAAACCTGACAGCTGGTGTAGAACCTCGTGAACATCTCAGACAAATTGTATAGGTACTCGCACAAAACATTTGGAAGCAGGTTGGAACAAGCCTCCTCGACTATCTGAAATTCATTGAATGACATTTACATTTATCAGAGGTCAAAACAAACAAAATGTATGATGTATATCGATCAATATCAAAACCAAACAACGCAAACCAATATAACTGTTCTCATGAAATTTTACAAGCAAGAGGCATGTGGTGAATGAGGATATATTCATACATTAGTAGCAACAGGAGTATATTGAAGTGGCAACATTAACGGTTGAGTGTTTGGCACTTCTTTCTCCATTTATCATATACCGATACTGTATTGTTGCCATCATATGTCATAATGATAAACCAACCATTATGTACTGATCTAACGGTCAACCAAGTTTTGCCCACTTTGGTGCAGTACCAGACAGTAAAGAAAGTTATAATTAGCAAGCCCTCAAATTAATTGTCAAGTGTTTGGCACTTTTTTTCACATTTATGACATAGCATTGTGGTACGA
The window above is part of the Musa acuminata AAA Group cultivar baxijiao chromosome BXJ2-6, Cavendish_Baxijiao_AAA, whole genome shotgun sequence genome. Proteins encoded here:
- the LOC103989979 gene encoding uncharacterized protein LOC103989979, with the translated sequence MLKLNAVTTEKEENDLAVLIDRKPYQDIESSLPNHIRKDASVIQNQNENKPMPSASDDLRAEIQNIELYADKAATGVCQTVKDICMDESLPHKKILLESSDTTKESLAGIKPSATNTDDNPSGRLTECVTLIMQDLHIASVVAKDSADQYSLCSLVELEDKQKADVHITKHLSDHNISFQPLLSTGDFDMVPRQLDTNKFNRLHIFQENTGQVKHDEVCSTTLASSSITTDSKETSGLVKNYTSVTSLGSLKGGCSTAEVEPSDVGGEKEGGGNVSPSFNPGATTNKEIEENSGNTDSESFIDAQNCFSGEEMVFDGVTSSSRCSCCHKNAGDPSSSGPKSSSGHIVFSGNISLRSDSTTSTRSFAFPILQPDWNSSPVKMAKADSRHLKKHRFWRSGILCCKF
- the LOC135615966 gene encoding transcription factor BIM2-like isoform X2, which encodes METAASRSSRGFDEDDDDDQEFGKRDGSSFHRDLTTRVDGKGSGTDELPATPKSKHSAMEQRRRNKINDRFQILRELIPHSDQKRDKASFLLEVIEYIRFLQEKAQKSESSYPGWNQDNAKLMPWNNNQIPVDGLSDPSPVIRNGSAPPASAFSGQFDESNIPVAPVMLSNAQNPTESDVTAGLSYKIMETATGFANSMPSQAQSHWLGASSPADCAVNNEILNEHEELIIDEGTINASATYSQGLLTTLTQSLQSSGVDLSQASISVQINLGKRATNKRAGATSALSNSKNPDDPAPTNQAGGHSMMRNISEESSQATKRHKADN
- the LOC135615966 gene encoding transcription factor BIM2-like isoform X1, with amino-acid sequence METAASRSSRGFDEDDDDDQEFGKRDGSSFHRDLTTRVDGKGSGTDELPATPKSKHSAMEQRRRNKINDRFQILRELIPHSDQKRDKASFLLEVIEYIRFLQEKAQKSESSYPGWNQDNAKLMPWVKVYYRSFWKNAQNNNQIPVDGLSDPSPVIRNGSAPPASAFSGQFDESNIPVAPVMLSNAQNPTESDVTAGLSYKIMETATGFANSMPSQAQSHWLGASSPADCAVNNEILNEHEELIIDEGTINASATYSQGLLTTLTQSLQSSGVDLSQASISVQINLGKRATNKRAGATSALSNSKNPDDPAPTNQAGGHSMMRNISEESSQATKRHKADN